In Synechococcus sp. KORDI-52, one genomic interval encodes:
- a CDS encoding DNA polymerase — protein sequence MTFQRPILWIHEEALGTHNPALQAWPEAPALFVFDSQWVRDARISRKRLGFLYENALDLPLTLRKGDVAAEVLAFARRHQADGVVSSSAVDPRLERIGTTIAAELPLELLDPAPFVDLPRPPRLGRFSRYWRDAEAVVWEGYSPAR from the coding sequence ATGACCTTTCAACGCCCCATCCTCTGGATTCACGAGGAAGCCCTCGGCACCCACAACCCGGCCCTGCAGGCCTGGCCCGAGGCGCCAGCACTGTTCGTGTTCGACAGCCAGTGGGTCCGCGACGCACGAATCAGCCGCAAACGGCTCGGCTTTCTCTACGAAAACGCGCTCGATCTTCCCCTCACCCTGCGCAAAGGGGATGTGGCCGCTGAGGTGCTGGCCTTTGCCCGTCGCCACCAAGCCGATGGCGTGGTGAGCAGCAGCGCAGTGGACCCCCGCCTGGAGCGCATCGGCACGACCATCGCTGCGGAACTGCCGCTGGAGCTTCTGGATCCCGCTCCCTTCGTGGACCTGCCCCGGCCACCCCGGCTGGGACGGTTCAGCCGCTACTGGCGTGACGCCGAAGCGGTGGTGTGGGAGGGCTACTCACCAGCCCGCTGA
- a CDS encoding DegT/DnrJ/EryC1/StrS aminotransferase family protein, whose amino-acid sequence MQVPPFSLSQQIDDLGVDLEEAVLEVLRSGQYIGGAQIKRFEEAFAASVGCTHAVGCNSGTDALILALRGLGVGAGDEVVTCSFSFFATAEAISAVGATPVFVDVDPSTYLIDIDQIETAITAATKVLMPVHLFGRAVNMTRLMEIAERHQLKVIEDCAQATGARWNGQAVGSFGDVGCFSFFPTKNLGAAGDAGAVTTSDADLARAMGELAVHGMPERYLHTNLGYNSRLDAIQAAVLNVKLPKLETWIRKRTAIAERYRDALGHLNGLTLPTNENGHSWNQFVVRIDSCPTNQPLCKASCNPSTTSSRHGIPESCCRDWVKQTLQERGVNTIIYYPIPIHRQPAYGHLGLRQGSLPATEQLCSQVLSLPIFPELRDEQQQEVIDTVSQLLGSSVPAQFGRNDERGQDRMAA is encoded by the coding sequence ATGCAGGTTCCTCCCTTCAGCCTCAGCCAGCAGATCGATGATCTCGGTGTGGACCTCGAAGAGGCGGTGCTCGAAGTGTTGCGTAGCGGCCAGTACATCGGCGGAGCACAGATCAAACGCTTCGAAGAAGCCTTCGCCGCCAGCGTGGGCTGCACCCATGCCGTGGGCTGCAACAGCGGAACCGATGCACTGATCCTCGCCCTGCGCGGCCTTGGCGTTGGTGCCGGCGATGAGGTGGTCACCTGCTCGTTCAGTTTTTTCGCCACCGCTGAGGCCATCAGCGCCGTCGGTGCCACTCCGGTGTTCGTGGATGTTGACCCCAGCACCTACCTGATCGACATCGATCAGATCGAAACGGCGATCACCGCTGCCACCAAGGTGCTGATGCCAGTGCACCTGTTCGGGCGTGCTGTGAACATGACGCGGCTGATGGAGATTGCCGAGCGGCATCAGCTGAAGGTGATCGAAGACTGCGCCCAGGCCACGGGAGCCCGTTGGAATGGTCAGGCCGTCGGCAGCTTCGGTGATGTGGGCTGCTTCAGCTTCTTCCCCACCAAAAACCTCGGCGCGGCAGGAGATGCTGGGGCGGTGACAACCAGCGATGCCGATCTGGCTCGGGCCATGGGCGAGCTGGCGGTTCATGGCATGCCCGAGCGCTACCTGCACACCAACCTGGGATACAACAGCCGGCTTGATGCGATCCAGGCCGCAGTGCTGAACGTGAAGCTGCCGAAACTGGAGACCTGGATCCGCAAGCGAACCGCCATTGCTGAGCGGTACCGCGATGCCCTTGGCCATCTGAACGGCCTCACCCTGCCGACCAACGAGAACGGACACAGCTGGAACCAGTTCGTGGTGCGCATCGACAGTTGCCCCACCAACCAGCCGCTCTGCAAGGCCAGCTGCAATCCATCCACCACCAGTTCACGCCACGGGATTCCGGAAAGCTGCTGCCGCGACTGGGTCAAGCAGACCCTGCAGGAGCGTGGGGTGAACACGATCATCTACTACCCGATTCCGATCCACCGGCAGCCCGCCTACGGCCATCTGGGATTAAGACAGGGATCCCTGCCGGCAACCGAACAGCTCTGCAGCCAGGTACTGAGTCTGCCGATCTTCCCTGAACTACGGGATGAGCAGCAGCAGGAGGTGATCGACACTGTGAGCCAGCTGCTGGGGTCCAGCGTTCCTGCCCAGTTCGGCCGAAACGACGAACGCGGCCAAGACCGAATGGCGGCTTAA
- a CDS encoding methyltransferase domain-containing protein: MNITAPLVVHEYGEIFDQRGSLYHDAMLSCPTARDAEFSSLFAKAPLKVGECLVDVPSGGGYLEAFLKRKMPGTTPSVHNFELTSGFGAKSTVVSLNSPWPIAAKSADRVVCLAAVHHIQDLSPLYSNVESALKSGGVFHLADVAPGSGVQAFLETFVDRHTPGGHRGFYRDFFAQVVPPRFDLIDVSRRACPWTFESVDQMLSFCAGLFGLQTCSKAELEVALRDCIGVNVHSSGVSLSWELAYLDMQLK; the protein is encoded by the coding sequence TTGAATATTACAGCTCCACTGGTTGTGCACGAGTATGGTGAGATTTTTGATCAGCGAGGATCGCTCTATCACGATGCGATGCTGTCCTGTCCAACGGCCCGTGATGCAGAGTTTTCTTCTCTCTTTGCCAAGGCGCCCTTGAAGGTTGGCGAGTGCCTGGTAGATGTGCCATCTGGTGGGGGCTACTTGGAGGCGTTCTTGAAACGCAAGATGCCCGGTACGACGCCTTCCGTTCACAACTTTGAGCTCACGTCCGGCTTCGGGGCCAAGTCCACTGTTGTCAGCTTGAATTCGCCCTGGCCTATCGCAGCGAAATCTGCTGATCGGGTGGTCTGTTTGGCTGCTGTTCATCACATTCAAGACTTATCTCCGCTGTATTCCAATGTTGAGAGTGCATTGAAATCTGGCGGAGTCTTCCACTTGGCTGATGTGGCTCCTGGCAGTGGAGTGCAGGCCTTCCTGGAAACCTTCGTTGACCGTCATACGCCCGGTGGGCACCGAGGCTTTTACCGTGATTTCTTTGCCCAGGTGGTTCCACCGAGGTTTGATCTCATCGACGTCTCGCGTCGTGCCTGCCCCTGGACCTTTGAGAGTGTTGATCAAATGCTCAGCTTCTGTGCTGGCCTTTTCGGTTTGCAGACTTGTTCCAAGGCTGAGCTGGAGGTTGCCTTGCGTGATTGCATTGGCGTCAACGTCCACTCAAGCGGTGTAAGCCTCAGTTGGGAGCTGGCCTATCTGGATATGCAATTGAAATAA
- a CDS encoding FAD-binding domain-containing protein — MPSAASPPINGDLPRQFASRDALNALLEQEFPEAEGELSPVQGGREAAEAQLLKIKPARYAKSRNHLKGAVTGLSPYIRHGVLSLAEVREAVFARIRNRNEGEKLINELGWRDFWQRMWLHLGDGINDDQEPFKTGHHSSAYTRELPADVHSGTTGLACMDGFRDQLVSTGWLHNHARMWMAAWLVHWRRVHWTAGADWFLEHLLDGDPASNHLSWQWVASTFSHKPYFFNRGNLERYSDGQYCDGCPSADSCPFEGSYDQLENQLFAPMPTIRDTGNNRNQQRNRQRRNSGGASAALARPKR; from the coding sequence GTGCCAAGCGCTGCGTCACCCCCGATCAACGGCGACCTGCCGCGGCAATTCGCGTCCCGCGATGCGCTGAATGCTCTCTTGGAGCAGGAGTTCCCGGAGGCTGAAGGGGAGCTCAGCCCCGTACAAGGAGGCCGGGAAGCCGCCGAGGCCCAGCTGTTGAAGATCAAACCGGCCCGTTACGCCAAGAGCCGAAACCATCTGAAGGGCGCGGTCACTGGTCTGTCGCCCTACATCCGCCACGGCGTGCTGAGCCTCGCTGAGGTGCGCGAGGCCGTGTTTGCGCGGATCCGCAACCGCAATGAAGGCGAAAAGTTGATCAACGAGCTGGGCTGGCGCGACTTCTGGCAACGGATGTGGCTCCACCTGGGCGACGGCATCAACGACGATCAGGAACCGTTCAAGACGGGGCATCACAGCAGCGCCTATACCCGGGAGCTACCGGCCGATGTGCACAGTGGGACCACGGGGCTGGCCTGCATGGATGGCTTCCGCGATCAGCTGGTGAGCACCGGCTGGCTGCACAACCACGCCCGCATGTGGATGGCGGCTTGGCTTGTGCATTGGCGACGGGTGCACTGGACAGCCGGAGCCGACTGGTTCCTTGAGCACCTGCTGGATGGGGATCCGGCCAGCAACCATCTGAGCTGGCAGTGGGTGGCCAGCACCTTCAGCCACAAGCCCTATTTCTTCAACCGCGGCAACCTCGAGCGCTACAGCGACGGCCAGTACTGCGATGGCTGCCCCAGTGCCGATTCCTGCCCCTTCGAGGGCAGCTACGACCAACTGGAGAACCAGCTGTTCGCGCCGATGCCAACGATCCGGGACACCGGCAACAACCGCAACCAGCAACGCAACCGCCAACGCCGGAACAGCGGGGGTGCCAGTGCCGCCCTGGCCCGTCCCAAGCGATAA
- a CDS encoding carotenoid oxygenase family protein has product MTVAPARSYDRSDWASAFVNVDEELTDVALTPVRGTVPAELQGTFYRNGPGRLERDGHRVHHPFDGDGMIAAMRFENGRVQLSNRYVRTEGWLAEEKAGRVLYRGVFGSQKPGGRLANAFDLRLKNIANTNVVRLGDQLLALWEAAEPYALDPRTLETRGLSRLDGVLNKGEAFSAHPRFDPGHNGSPCMVTFGVNTGPRSTIRLMEFATEGPEAGQLLHERSDTFSGFAFLHDFAITPNWAIFLQNAIAFNPLPFVLGEKGAAQCLRSKPDGQAKFWLVPRDSGSFAGQPPRIIDAPEGFVFHHLNAWEDCGDVVVESIYYSDFPGIGPDEDFMDVDFDLIPEGLLEQCRIRLDSGEVETTRLSERCCEFAMVNPDREGLDCRYAWMAAAAREQGNDPLQVVKKLDLQTGERVIWDAGPRGFVSEPLMVPDPSTDQEDAGWVLDLVWNGARSASDLVILDACDLSEQAVLELPLAIPHGLHGSWAPQR; this is encoded by the coding sequence GTGACCGTCGCCCCTGCCCGCAGCTACGACCGCAGCGACTGGGCCAGTGCCTTTGTCAACGTGGACGAGGAACTCACCGATGTGGCGCTGACACCGGTGCGTGGAACGGTGCCGGCTGAGCTCCAGGGCACCTTCTATCGCAATGGACCCGGTCGTCTGGAGCGGGATGGGCATCGCGTCCATCACCCCTTTGATGGTGATGGCATGATCGCGGCCATGCGGTTTGAGAACGGCCGCGTTCAGCTCAGCAACCGTTACGTGCGCACGGAGGGCTGGCTGGCCGAGGAGAAGGCCGGCAGGGTGCTTTACCGCGGGGTGTTCGGTAGCCAGAAGCCCGGGGGGCGCTTGGCTAATGCCTTTGATCTGCGCCTGAAGAACATCGCCAACACCAACGTGGTGCGTCTGGGCGATCAACTGCTTGCCCTCTGGGAGGCCGCTGAGCCTTACGCGCTCGATCCCCGCACCCTCGAGACCCGCGGTCTCTCCCGACTCGATGGCGTGCTCAACAAGGGTGAAGCCTTCAGTGCCCACCCCCGCTTCGACCCCGGCCATAACGGCAGTCCCTGCATGGTCACCTTTGGGGTGAACACAGGGCCTCGCAGCACGATCCGCCTGATGGAATTCGCGACGGAGGGGCCAGAAGCGGGGCAACTGCTCCATGAACGTTCAGACACGTTCTCTGGTTTCGCGTTTTTGCATGATTTTGCGATCACGCCCAACTGGGCCATTTTTCTTCAGAACGCCATCGCTTTCAATCCGTTGCCTTTCGTCCTGGGCGAGAAAGGTGCTGCTCAATGCCTGCGCTCGAAACCCGACGGACAAGCCAAATTCTGGCTGGTTCCGAGGGACAGCGGCAGCTTCGCTGGGCAGCCTCCACGGATCATCGATGCCCCAGAGGGTTTTGTCTTCCATCACCTCAATGCTTGGGAAGACTGTGGCGATGTTGTTGTCGAGAGTATTTATTACAGCGACTTCCCTGGCATTGGTCCTGATGAGGATTTTATGGATGTGGATTTCGATCTCATTCCTGAGGGATTGCTGGAGCAGTGCAGGATTCGTCTGGATTCAGGCGAGGTCGAAACAACACGATTGAGTGAGCGCTGTTGTGAGTTCGCGATGGTGAATCCGGATCGTGAAGGCCTCGATTGTCGTTACGCCTGGATGGCCGCGGCGGCCCGTGAGCAGGGCAATGATCCGCTGCAGGTTGTCAAGAAACTGGACTTGCAGACCGGCGAGCGTGTGATTTGGGACGCCGGTCCCCGTGGCTTTGTGAGTGAACCGTTGATGGTGCCGGATCCTTCGACGGACCAAGAAGATGCCGGTTGGGTGCTTGATCTGGTCTGGAACGGTGCCCGATCTGCCTCGGATCTGGTGATTCTTGATGCCTGTGATCTGTCTGAGCAGGCTGTGTTGGAGCTGCCTCTGGCGATTCCCCATGGCTTGCATGGGAGTTGGGCGCCCCAACGCTGA
- a CDS encoding deoxyribodipyrimidine photo-lyase produces MTTSRVLFWHRRDLRLADNLGLAAAVAISPAVTGVYVLDPQVMSPPEHLPPMAPARLWFLIESLVELQQRWREAGSRLLVVKGDPVVVLPQLAKQIGAEAVVWNRDVEPYARERDRQVAKQLQADGRKVVVDWDQLLIAPELLKTGAGDPYRVYGPFLRNWRGQVLAQQPSTVAAPSALVDLDPAQAPEGESLAALQANHGFKGTEICPCRPGEAAAFEQLTRFCDGPLFGYEPDRNFPGIPGTSYLSAALSVGTLSPRQAWCTAQAAREQARSEEHLQAIAVWEQELGWREFYQQALFHFPELADGPYREQWRRFPWDNNDDWFKVWREGQTGMPIIDAAMRQLNQTGWMHNRCRMIVASYLVKDLICDWRWGERAFMELEVDGDLAANNGGWQWSASSGMDPKPLRIFNPATQASKFDSAGDYIRQWVPELRHVNTKDLLSGEIGALERRDYPELLVDHKKQQARFKALYATIRQ; encoded by the coding sequence ATGACCACCTCTCGCGTTCTGTTCTGGCACCGCCGTGATCTGCGTCTGGCGGACAACCTCGGTTTGGCTGCAGCTGTGGCGATCAGCCCGGCGGTGACCGGGGTCTATGTGCTCGACCCGCAGGTGATGAGCCCGCCGGAGCATCTGCCACCGATGGCCCCCGCCCGCTTGTGGTTTCTGATCGAAAGCCTGGTGGAACTTCAGCAGCGCTGGCGCGAGGCCGGTAGCCGATTGCTGGTCGTCAAAGGCGACCCGGTGGTGGTCTTGCCACAGCTGGCGAAGCAGATCGGTGCTGAGGCCGTGGTGTGGAACCGCGACGTGGAGCCCTACGCCCGTGAGCGTGACCGCCAGGTGGCCAAACAGCTCCAGGCCGATGGCCGCAAGGTGGTGGTGGATTGGGATCAGTTGCTGATCGCTCCGGAGCTGCTCAAGACCGGCGCTGGTGATCCCTACCGGGTGTACGGCCCTTTCCTGCGCAACTGGCGCGGTCAGGTGCTGGCCCAGCAACCCAGCACCGTTGCCGCTCCCTCCGCTTTGGTGGACCTGGATCCTGCTCAAGCTCCGGAGGGAGAGTCCCTCGCGGCCCTGCAGGCCAACCATGGTTTCAAGGGCACCGAGATCTGCCCCTGTCGCCCTGGAGAGGCGGCGGCCTTCGAGCAGCTCACCCGTTTCTGCGATGGCCCCCTGTTCGGCTACGAACCGGATCGCAATTTTCCCGGCATCCCAGGCACCTCCTACCTCAGTGCGGCCCTGAGCGTTGGCACCCTCAGTCCCCGCCAGGCCTGGTGCACGGCCCAGGCGGCCCGTGAGCAGGCCCGCAGCGAGGAGCACTTGCAGGCCATCGCTGTGTGGGAACAGGAGCTGGGTTGGCGCGAGTTCTACCAGCAGGCCCTGTTCCATTTCCCTGAACTGGCCGATGGCCCTTACCGCGAGCAGTGGCGTCGTTTTCCTTGGGACAACAACGACGACTGGTTCAAGGTCTGGAGGGAGGGGCAGACCGGCATGCCGATCATTGATGCCGCCATGCGTCAGCTCAACCAGACCGGCTGGATGCACAACCGCTGCCGGATGATCGTGGCGTCCTATCTGGTCAAAGACCTGATCTGCGACTGGCGCTGGGGTGAGCGCGCCTTCATGGAGCTGGAGGTGGACGGGGATCTTGCTGCGAACAACGGTGGCTGGCAGTGGAGTGCGAGCAGCGGCATGGATCCCAAGCCCCTGCGCATCTTCAACCCAGCAACCCAGGCCTCCAAGTTTGATTCAGCTGGGGACTACATCCGCCAGTGGGTGCCGGAGCTGCGCCATGTGAACACCAAGGATCTGCTCAGCGGGGAGATCGGTGCTCTGGAACGGCGGGACTATCCCGAACTGCTCGTGGATCACAAGAAGCAGCAGGCTCGTTTTAAAGCTCTCTACGCAACGATTCGCCAGTAG
- the fabI gene encoding enoyl-ACP reductase FabI, translating to MLLDLTGKKILVTGIANNRSIAWGIAQQLKAAGAELGITYLPDEKGRFEAKVRELTAPLEPSLFLPLNVQDADQMAEVFGEIKEKWGVLDGLVHCLAFAGKDELIGDYSATTAEGFARSLDISAYSLAPLCAHAKPLFSEKAGVITLSYLGAERAIPNYNVMGVAKAALEASVRYLAAELGPEKQVRVNAISAGPIRTLASSAIGGILDMIHNVEEKAPLRRTVTQMEVGGTAAFLLSDLASGISGQTIYVDAGYCVTGM from the coding sequence ATGCTGCTTGATCTCACCGGCAAGAAGATTCTCGTCACCGGCATCGCCAACAACCGGTCGATCGCCTGGGGCATCGCTCAGCAGCTGAAGGCGGCCGGTGCCGAACTCGGCATCACCTACCTGCCGGATGAGAAGGGCCGCTTCGAAGCCAAGGTGCGCGAACTCACCGCTCCCCTGGAGCCCAGCCTGTTCCTGCCCCTGAATGTGCAGGACGCCGATCAGATGGCTGAGGTGTTCGGGGAGATCAAGGAGAAGTGGGGCGTTCTCGATGGGCTGGTGCACTGCCTGGCCTTTGCCGGCAAGGACGAGCTGATCGGCGATTACAGCGCCACCACCGCTGAAGGCTTCGCCCGTTCCCTCGACATCAGCGCCTATTCCCTGGCTCCCCTCTGTGCCCATGCCAAGCCGCTGTTCAGCGAGAAGGCCGGTGTGATCACGCTCTCGTACCTCGGTGCTGAGCGGGCGATTCCCAATTACAACGTGATGGGTGTCGCCAAGGCCGCTCTGGAGGCGTCCGTGCGCTATCTGGCCGCAGAGCTGGGTCCGGAGAAGCAGGTGCGCGTCAACGCCATCAGTGCGGGCCCGATCCGCACCCTGGCCAGCTCGGCGATTGGCGGCATTCTCGACATGATCCACAACGTGGAGGAGAAGGCTCCCCTGCGCCGCACCGTCACCCAGATGGAGGTGGGCGGGACCGCCGCCTTCCTGCTCAGCGATCTGGCCAGCGGCATCTCCGGCCAGACCATCTATGTGGACGCGGGCTACTGCGTCACGGGAATGTGA
- a CDS encoding NUDIX hydrolase — MAPLPAPEPFELIGTVETVDARKIRFERNRIRLPMGVEATFGMIRHPGASLAVPFTDDGEVVLLRQYRFAVQARLLEFPAGTLEEGEDPLESMQRELGEEAGYSAARWDALGPMLPCPGYSDEVIHCFLARELTPLENPPAGDDDEDLEVVLMRPDQLDAALASGDEWLDGKSVTAWFRAKQLLGL; from the coding sequence ATGGCGCCGCTGCCGGCCCCGGAACCCTTTGAACTCATCGGCACCGTTGAAACGGTGGACGCCCGCAAGATTCGTTTTGAACGCAATCGGATCAGGCTGCCGATGGGGGTGGAGGCCACCTTCGGGATGATCCGCCATCCCGGCGCATCCCTGGCGGTGCCCTTCACCGATGACGGAGAGGTGGTGCTGCTGCGGCAGTACCGCTTTGCGGTGCAGGCGCGTCTGCTGGAGTTTCCCGCCGGCACCCTGGAGGAGGGGGAAGATCCCCTGGAGTCGATGCAGCGGGAGCTGGGGGAAGAAGCCGGCTACAGCGCAGCGCGCTGGGACGCCCTGGGGCCGATGCTGCCCTGCCCTGGCTATTCCGATGAGGTGATTCATTGCTTTCTGGCCCGGGAGCTCACCCCCCTGGAGAACCCTCCGGCCGGTGATGACGACGAAGACCTGGAGGTGGTGTTGATGCGCCCAGATCAGCTCGATGCTGCGCTGGCATCGGGCGATGAATGGCTCGATGGCAAGAGCGTGACCGCCTGGTTCCGCGCCAAGCAGCTCCTCGGCCTCTGA
- the hisB gene encoding imidazoleglycerol-phosphate dehydratase HisB, with translation MARQGVIHRVTGETDVQVRLGLDGSGQCQASTGVPFLDHMLHQISSHGLIDLEIKAVGDTHIDDHHTNEDVGIAVGQALAQALGDRRGIHRFGHFVAPLDEALVQVALDCSGRPHLSYSLVIPSQKIGTYDTELVKEFFVAVVNNSGLTLHIRQLDGANSHHIVEACFKAFARALRMATEVDPRRAGAIPSSKGVLEQAGAN, from the coding sequence ATGGCACGCCAGGGAGTCATTCATCGGGTCACCGGTGAAACCGACGTGCAGGTGCGTCTGGGCCTGGATGGCTCAGGCCAGTGTCAGGCCAGCACCGGTGTGCCCTTCCTCGATCACATGCTTCACCAGATCAGCAGCCATGGCCTGATCGATCTGGAGATCAAGGCGGTGGGCGACACCCACATCGACGATCACCACACCAATGAGGATGTGGGCATTGCCGTGGGTCAGGCCCTCGCCCAGGCCCTCGGCGATCGCCGCGGCATCCATCGCTTCGGGCATTTCGTGGCGCCACTGGACGAGGCGCTGGTGCAGGTGGCCCTTGATTGTTCCGGTCGCCCTCACCTCAGCTACAGCCTGGTGATCCCCAGCCAGAAGATCGGCACGTACGACACCGAGCTGGTGAAGGAGTTTTTTGTGGCGGTGGTGAACAACAGCGGCCTCACCCTGCACATCCGTCAGCTGGATGGCGCCAACTCGCACCACATCGTCGAGGCCTGCTTCAAGGCCTTCGCCCGGGCCCTGCGCATGGCCACCGAGGTGGATCCTCGCCGAGCCGGTGCCATTCCCAGCAGCAAAGGGGTGCTGGAGCAGGCCGGCGCCAACTGA
- a CDS encoding thioredoxin family protein — translation MALTPSTMLALNTPLPGFDLPLVTGSRLNSTSLDQRPVLLMVLCAHCPFVKHVEPELTRLAQEFSDAVQLIGVSSNSLITHPQDGPEHLADQARRHGWSFPYLLDEQQSLATALRAACTPEFYLFSPDGKGLHTLRYRGQLDGSRPGNDQPLDGRDLRAALQAVLSGSPVNAHQTASVGCNVKWNPGHEPDWFS, via the coding sequence ATGGCTCTGACACCATCCACGATGCTGGCGCTCAACACGCCGCTGCCCGGCTTTGATCTGCCCCTGGTCACGGGCAGCCGGCTGAACAGCACGTCGTTGGACCAGCGTCCCGTGCTGCTGATGGTGCTCTGCGCCCATTGTCCCTTCGTGAAGCATGTGGAGCCGGAACTCACCCGGCTGGCACAGGAGTTCAGCGATGCGGTGCAGCTGATCGGTGTGAGCAGCAACAGCCTGATCACCCACCCCCAGGACGGGCCCGAGCATCTGGCCGATCAGGCCCGGCGCCACGGCTGGAGCTTTCCCTACCTACTGGATGAGCAGCAGAGCCTCGCCACAGCGCTACGGGCGGCATGCACGCCGGAGTTCTACCTGTTTTCACCCGATGGCAAAGGCCTGCACACCCTCCGCTACCGCGGCCAGCTGGACGGCAGCCGACCCGGCAATGACCAGCCCCTCGATGGCCGGGACCTGCGGGCCGCCCTCCAGGCGGTGCTGTCTGGATCCCCGGTGAACGCCCACCAGACCGCCTCTGTGGGCTGCAATGTGAAGTGGAACCCCGGACACGAGCCGGACTGGTTCAGCTGA
- the folK gene encoding 2-amino-4-hydroxy-6-hydroxymethyldihydropteridine diphosphokinase, producing MAPFPLESALAIGLGANISSCHGPPESTLRWLAPRLSDLLLDWGDGDAQDVRCSAFLQTQPIGGPPGQAPYFNAVLLLTRVRRPLSERAALELLDHLQRLEQDCGRDRAREQRWGPRPLDLDLLFWGEMRLDHPRLVLPHPRMHLRRFVLEPLLQAMQATNPPCW from the coding sequence ATGGCGCCGTTCCCCTTGGAGTCAGCACTGGCCATCGGCCTCGGCGCCAACATCAGCAGCTGCCACGGGCCGCCTGAATCCACGCTGAGGTGGTTGGCCCCCCGCCTGAGCGACCTCCTTCTGGATTGGGGCGATGGCGATGCTCAGGACGTTCGTTGTTCTGCCTTTCTGCAGACCCAGCCGATTGGCGGGCCGCCAGGCCAAGCCCCCTACTTCAATGCCGTTCTTCTGCTCACCCGCGTGCGGCGGCCGCTTTCCGAACGTGCAGCGCTGGAGTTGCTGGATCACCTGCAGCGGTTGGAACAGGACTGCGGCCGCGACCGTGCTCGCGAGCAGCGCTGGGGGCCGCGCCCCTTGGATCTCGACCTGTTGTTTTGGGGGGAGATGAGGCTCGACCATCCCCGTCTGGTGTTGCCCCACCCCCGCATGCACCTGCGCCGCTTCGTGCTGGAGCCGTTGCTTCAGGCGATGCAGGCCACAAACCCGCCATGCTGGTAG